The stretch of DNA aaaaaacttaCTATTCTCTAACAAGGAGCTGAATGGCAAAATTCACAAAAGTGTGCGTGATCCATAAAGTGATTAatatatttcctggttctattGGAACTGGTATTTTCAACTTTCCAGTACAAACTGCCAcacaaaacaagctttttttccacTACACCTCCATCTGCTTCTCCAATGCATGTGGACTGTAACAAACTTCCAAACGCAAATGAATGAAaggccataaaaatgtaaaatagtgTAGGAAACAAAGCTGTCAGCACATGCCTCAAAGCTCCCATGTTGCCATAGTAACGCTCATTGTGGTTGTCAGCGCAGCGTTTGCTTGTAGCTTCCCCAGTGCCTCCAATACACACTTTACACAGATTACCCTGTGAGCCAGGAAGACACCCTTTCCAAAACACATCGCTGTAAACTTCAAGGGCAAAAAGATGGAACGTTACAAGAAGGAACGCAAATGGTCAGACAAAGGAATCAAACAGCACCATGGTGTGGACCACAGGCGGCGCTGCTGCTGTTGCGCTCCCGGCTGAGGCTGTGTGCGTGCGGCAGCAGCCATCCTGCGGGGCTGTACATATGGCCGTGACAGGAACGACGACCTCCGAGGTTCCCCATGGCGATACTTTTACTGGACCGCTTTGACAGTGCCACACCCACCACCGGAGGCAACACTAAGGAGGAGGGAGACACGCTTTGTTCTTGTATGAAAGGCATCcgaggtgtgtcagaaaagttccaaGACTGGTGTCAAAAAAGATTGATTTAGAATACAAACTACAAACTACAACTTTTCCCCTTCGAAGTAATCCCCCTTGAGTCTAATGCACTTTCTCATCCTTTTCTGCCACGCTTGCATGCACTCCTGAAAAGATTCTTCCCAGATTGTCCGCAGCTTCATTGTCACGGCCTTTTTTAAGTCGTCCACGTCTTCAAAACGGGTCCCATTGATGACCCCTCGAGCTTggggaagaggaaaaaaaaaatcacacggaTCCAGGTAAGGTGAGGTTGCTCCAGCACGGCAACGTTCTTCTCAGCCAGGAGCTGTCAGATACTCAGGGTATTGTGAGAAGCCGCGTTGTCATGGCAAAGCAGGCATGTGAGtattaatttccacaaagtctgctgcctcagtttttatggTGGTAACTACCACTTcctttcagccctgccacaaaaggtCAAGCTGACATCATGTCagtgattctctggttaacatAGGTGAGAGAGTTGACAAGGACAAATGCTGGAGATGACTCTGTCATGCTGATTGAGCTagaataacagactggaagctttaaaaggAGGATTGTGcttgaaattgttgtttttcctctgttaaccagGGTTACCTGCAAGGGAACAGGTGGTCTtcattgcttagcacaaaaagggcttcataggcaaggatattgctgTGCAGAGCTTGCTCAGGAAAAGCAGCAGGCAGGTGTAAGTGCATCTGCTCGCACAGTAAGGCGAGAACTTTTGGAAAATAGCCTGGTGTCAAAAAGAGCAGCAAAATAGCCACTTCGGGTCAGggcaaacaaaaacatgcaaattcgGACAAACTCCAAGCATCGATTATGCAACAATGCAACAACATCCCATGGTGAATTTAAAAAGAAGGGTCAACACTGCAAATATGAACGCTTTACATAAACTTAATGTAACTGTcaataaaagcctttgacaTGTATGAAATGCTTGCAGTTATACTtcaaaaatatctgaaaacactgaagaagcaaactttgtgaaaaccaatgCTTGTTTCATTCACAAAACCTTTGACAAtgactgtacagcaggggtctcccAAAGTTTTTTCTGGTGaaagttacttttacaaaatgaaaatggccaaaagctaatttttgtaacatttattctcataccttatttcaacccaaataAACCCAATaggcttgttttaccagaacattaacaaaaggctggtatccacaactcacattttttcattatttctgaatgcatttctttctagtgttctcgcattattaactgaaaacctgtaTGAAGAAGAGCAGGCTTGCCTCATTTGATGGTGGGGGGCGTTGGGTGccccctgctgtacagtatagGGTTCTTCAAATTGGTCATACCTTTAGTCTTTCCATCTCTCTCTAGGTGGGTGGATCTGTTACATTGTCtacctgttaaaaaaacaacaatataaacagacacatataaaacaatataacaaaaatactttGTTTTTAACAAATGTAATGTTTTAACAGTATGTCCCCCCAGACGCTGTTTTTGACCATAAACTACCATCTCTCACATTTGTTcgctcgcttttgaagttccaggttttcatgacatcatgaaggaaaaaacctccttccttgtcaaaaaaaaaagaagacaggctttgctacacatcttaaaataaagcctggaccCCTGCAAACTATCCGTTGAGAACCGAGACGAGAGCtctaagtttgatcattttttgtttttcttcagcaaataggctagccgagcatgatgttgctgttaaaatgtacaAAGTAGCACTTCTGGGAGATACTTTGTCGCAaacaggtgtggacaaacagcTCATCGGCATTAAAGCTACTGACACAGAAAATGGTGTGTTCCCAATAGGggttactaaaagcactttgaaactgtctaaattccagcatcaaggctagattttgacGTTCCAACACATTTCCAGTACACTATTGTGAGAGCTGTGAGACTTATTTCAAATGGTTGAAATACTATTAAATGGGCCCTTTAAAGTATAGCTCATATAATGGAGGACATTTACCATAATATTCTGTTACTACTGGGACAAGGCCACATTTTTCTGCAAAGAATACGTGTGTTGCATCTAGAGAGACAGCATCCACCTCGTCCCTCTGCAAGCACATGACAAAAAATTGTGGGGGATTTGCATAGCAGGTAAACAGAATACAATAAGCAATATGCTGCTTACATGAACTCACCTTAATCTTCTCCACACAGTCCCGCATGGATACcgctctcacacacaccagtgggtCTGACTCTATACTCAGTGCCCActgctcacattttttttcctctgtgtgGCTGATGCAGCACCATCGCACAACACTGTCCTCCAGGGAGCTtcctgcgtgcacacacacacacacacgcaaacaaggTCAAATAGATAGGAACgccaacaaccacacacactcaAGGAGCAAGCACCTTCATGTCCAAGACCTTTGAGCAGTGCAACATAATCCTGTCCCAACACCTGACTGATGTCCACACCATCAGGTATAGCAGCTAATTTGGATGTGGCGTCTTTGAAAAGAAGGTCACTTTCCCCAAAAGGTGATGAGTCGAAGAGCTGGAAGAGGTGCCTCTCTCGTCCTTGACGGCCAAACAACATCTatcaaattacaaaataaaaatcgtAAGTacattaaattattgtaaatgctgtaattataggCGGAGagtatggaagcccgtttccaccactgaaaaccaaaaaaatcccaatgttgagtcataattatgagctcTTCACTGGAGCCTTCGTCATATGGCACTCTGCACGTgtgcagtttgtatctcataattttaacTTTTCATctcaaaattttgactttttatctcatacttaccattgggatatttcTTTCCCTAGCCGTGGCGGGAACAGGCTTCCATATTTAGAGTGCACGAAAAGACAAGAAAACTATGAagaagtatattgcacaacacagtagcaaaagaaccaatgttgtaatagtagtAAGGAGCAAAGGCAGATAAAGTTGCCCACCACACATGAGACAtcaatgcagctactgccatcttgtggaattgataaaaaaaactacatcagaaggttgcctacagccacagctgttaatgccaaagTTTTTTGACCCAGTACTTATTTACGGCAACTACAGCAAACTTAATGATTGACaagaggcgttaattggagcatttacagtatacagCATACTATGATGGCCATAAAAAGAATTGCCTAAGCCAAATGCCTAATAAAAGATGTTTGTGTTAGgggttttttttatgaaaagctTTGCTGTAAAAAGTTGTTATTGCAACAGGACTTGTAAATCATTGTGCAACACAGTGAATAAAGAATACCTGTAGGGTAAGGAGAAATTTGCGAGCCATGTTGCGAAAGCTGAATCGGGTGACCACACCAGCACCTGGGCCACGTCCCAGATGACATGTGTTGTACCGGCTGATCGGAGCTTGTGTGCCGTTTGTGCACAGTAATCTCAATGTGTCCGTCTCGCCACCTGACAAAACAAGCAGATTATGTgggttttttaaagaaaataacatCATAGTGTAATACTTACTCCCTATACTTTCAAGTGCCAAGTGGTCCACAAATGCAACATCCCCTGCACCACTCTTGAGACATCTGTTGCCCAGCAAACGCagaattaaaatatatttatctaTCCTAAATAGCTTTACATTGCATTGTATCAGACCTGAGGGCACCTTGGCTGTTGTAGAAGGGTTCGCTGTGGGACGTCTCACAGTGGTAGTTCTTTTGGCGTATGTAAGACCTCTGGCCCTGGCACAGCGCACACAGATGTGGCGCCATGGCAGCAGATCCAGGAACACAGCTGGCATTGAAAAAGCTGCCAACGTCTGCCCGAGCGGGGATAAACAAGTAAAAGCAGCATTATGAAAAAGACTTTGTTGCCTTGGGAGCTGCAACAGCTTCtactcttctgggaagactttctgcAAGAAGTTGGAGTGTGGAATGTTTCTCTATTTATCCAGAAGAACAagaaatgttctgaactcctgtttccacatCAGTGTTGCACAATAACAATGCCAAGAGGAGTTGTGCCATACCTTGCTGACAACTTACATGtacattctggtcactaggcggcagtattGTTATGACACATGAagtgacctttcacactgcatggagagccgagctgacatgccatggctgagatcgagtgaaaaaaaggttctcctctcattctgtgtggaagtggttagtttttggcttctttgtccttcttctccactctgttttaaacactttcttaagttcagaataagtcaattggagaggctaacaagttagctcagtagcttgctatgctagcgacGACCGTTTGTTATGTCTCTGCAGgaatcccatagcctgcgcaatgtgatgtaaacaaagaataacaagagtgtaaaagtgactattagggtgttatttcatgtctactgggctctaataatgttaaaacgcttatttaaaggttttctatgctcttactacaaaaatattctgtttattaatattgaatcctacttatcggaaattcacttatcgcggttgggtctggaccaattaaccacgataaatgaggcaCGACTGTAGTGCACGCCTTTTGCTTTGACAACAAACTGTGTGTGTTCTACATCAGTGTAGCTGACCTACTCAAAAGCAGGAAAGGGCGGGATATAAAGCCTACATATGTTCAAATGTTGGCCCCCTCGAAGCAACTGAAACATAATATTCCATAGGGTCAAAGCTCAGGGTATGCGTGCTCATGCACGGGCGTGTAATCAATTACTAGAATTAAATGTTCAATGATATCCGCACAAGTCAGGTATATACAAATTGTAATCATCATCACCCTGTGCGAGCGGCCTCTCTTTTGACCAGCTCATGTAGTTGCGGGATAGCAGGAAGCCAAGTGGAAGACTCCATCCGGCTGTCCATCGGAGTCCACTGTGACAGCTCCTGAGACCCTGCAGGGACCTTATATCCAAGCTGCTGTTTCTCACTACAGCCACAGACAGAACACAACCTCCTGAGGGACACAAGGCATCAATACTGACTGCAATTTAT from Dunckerocampus dactyliophorus isolate RoL2022-P2 chromosome 8, RoL_Ddac_1.1, whole genome shotgun sequence encodes:
- the sxph gene encoding saxiphilin-like isoform X3; translated protein: MRGIYVLLFFVLVRYSSTKKVRWCTVSDPEQRKCAEMAKSLLAVLPPATTTTIARLSCICASSTTDCINKVRANRADIVTLDAGEVYSAIKHFGLLVVAKEIYNDVRNSSLDIRSLQGLRSCHSGLRWTAGWSLPLGFLLSRNYMSWSKERPLAQDVGSFFNASCVPGSAAMAPHLCALCQGQRSYIRQKNYHCETSHSEPFYNSQGALRCLKSGAGDVAFVDHLALESIGSGETDTLRLLCTNGTQAPISRYNTCHLGRGPGAGVVTRFSFRNMARKFLLTLQMLFGRQGRERHLFQLFDSSPFGESDLLFKDATSKLAAIPDGVDISQVLGQDYVALLKGLGHEGSSLEDSVVRWCCISHTEEKKCEQWALSIESDPLVCVRAVSMRDCVEKIKRDEVDAVSLDATHVFFAEKCGLVPVVTEYYGRQCNRSTHLERDGKTKVLPPVVGVALSKRSSKSIAMGNLGGRRSCHGHMYSPAGWLLPHAHSLSRERNSSSAACGPHHVYSDVFWKGCLPGSQGNLCKVCIGGTGEATSKRCADNHNERYYGNMGALRCLVGDPSGKSYGDVAFLEQHNLQDNILSLTSTGWAQGWTSSDFELLCADGRRASLSEWESCNLGVIPPNTIVTRPVHTERVHDFLMKSQETLAATTNSQFKLFESHLYGESDLLFKDATRSFVQTSHMDYRSILGEEFYNRVEAAFNCTQSADILKLCSQDMCATV
- the sxph gene encoding saxiphilin-like isoform X2, with the protein product MRGIYVLLFFVLVRYSSTKKVRWCTVSDPEQRKCAEMAKSLLAVLPPATTTTIARLSCICASSTTDCINKVRANRADIVTLDAGEVYSAIKHFGLLVVAKEIYNDGGCVLSVAVVRNSSLDIRSLQGLRSCHSGLRWTAGWSLPLGFLLSRNYMSWSKERPLAQDVGSFFNASCVPGSAAMAPHLCALCQGQRSYIRQKNYHCETSHSEPFYNSQGALRCLKSGAGDVAFVDHLALESIGSGETDTLRLLCTNGTQAPISRYNTCHLGRGPGAGVVTRFSFRNMARKFLLTLQMLFGRQGRERHLFQLFDSSPFGESDLLFKDATSKLAAIPDGVDISQVLGQDYVALLKGSSLEDSVVRWCCISHTEEKKCEQWALSIESDPLVCVRAVSMRDCVEKIKRDEVDAVSLDATHVFFAEKCGLVPVVTEYYGRQCNRSTHLERDGKTKVLPPVVGVALSKRSSKSIAMGNLGGRRSCHGHMYSPAGWLLPHAHSLSRERNSSSAACGPHHVYSDVFWKGCLPGSQGNLCKVCIGGTGEATSKRCADNHNERYYGNMGALRCLVGDPSGKSYGDVAFLEQHNLQDNILSLTSTGWAQGWTSSDFELLCADGRRASLSEWESCNLGVIPPNTIVTRPVHTERVHDFLMKSQETLAATTNSQFKLFESHLYGESDLLFKDATRSFVQTSHMDYRSILGEEFYNRVEAAFNCTQSADILKLCSQDMCATV
- the sxph gene encoding saxiphilin-like isoform X1 — protein: MRGIYVLLFFVLVRYSSTKKVRWCTVSDPEQRKCAEMAKSLLAVLPPATTTTIARLSCICASSTTDCINKVRANRADIVTLDAGEVYSAIKHFGLLVVAKEIYNDGGCVLSVAVVRNSSLDIRSLQGLRSCHSGLRWTAGWSLPLGFLLSRNYMSWSKERPLAQDVGSFFNASCVPGSAAMAPHLCALCQGQRSYIRQKNYHCETSHSEPFYNSQGALRCLKSGAGDVAFVDHLALESIGSGETDTLRLLCTNGTQAPISRYNTCHLGRGPGAGVVTRFSFRNMARKFLLTLQMLFGRQGRERHLFQLFDSSPFGESDLLFKDATSKLAAIPDGVDISQVLGQDYVALLKGLGHEGSSLEDSVVRWCCISHTEEKKCEQWALSIESDPLVCVRAVSMRDCVEKIKRDEVDAVSLDATHVFFAEKCGLVPVVTEYYGRQCNRSTHLERDGKTKVLPPVVGVALSKRSSKSIAMGNLGGRRSCHGHMYSPAGWLLPHAHSLSRERNSSSAACGPHHVYSDVFWKGCLPGSQGNLCKVCIGGTGEATSKRCADNHNERYYGNMGALRCLVGDPSGKSYGDVAFLEQHNLQDNILSLTSTGWAQGWTSSDFELLCADGRRASLSEWESCNLGVIPPNTIVTRPVHTERVHDFLMKSQETLAATTNSQFKLFESHLYGESDLLFKDATRSFVQTSHMDYRSILGEEFYNRVEAAFNCTQSADILKLCSQDMCATV
- the sxph gene encoding saxiphilin-like isoform X4 codes for the protein MRGIYVLLFFVLVRYSSTKKVRWCTVSDPEQRKCAEMAKSLLAVLPPATTTTIARLSCICASSTTDCINKVRANRADIVTLDAGEVYSAIKHFGLLVVAKEIYNDGGCVLSVAVVRNSSLDIRSLQGLRSCHSGLRWTAGWSLPLGFLLSRNYMSWSKERPLAQDVGSFFNASCVPGSAAMAPHLCALCQGQRSYIRQKNYHCETSHSEPFYNSQGALRCLKSGAGDVAFVDHLALESIGSGETDTLRLLCTNGTQAPISRYNTCHLGRGPGAGVVTRFSFRNMARKFLLTLQMLFGRQGRERHLFQLFDSSPFGESDLLFKDATSKLAAIPDGVDISQVLGQDYVALLKGLGHEGSSLEDSVVRWCCISHTEEKKCEQWALSIESDPLVCVRAVSMRDCVEKIKRDEVDAVSLDATHVFFAEKCGLVPVVTEYYGRQCNRSTHLERDGKTKGLTSTGWAQGWTSSDFELLCADGRRASLSEWESCNLGVIPPNTIVTRPVHTERVHDFLMKSQETLAATTNSQFKLFESHLYGESDLLFKDATRSFVQTSHMDYRSILGEEFYNRVEAAFNCTQSADILKLCSQDMCATV